From Roseibium alexandrii DFL-11, the proteins below share one genomic window:
- a CDS encoding sugar ABC transporter substrate-binding protein: MKIFKLAAAAATGLALLAGTAMADDKPKVGLIMKSLANEFFQNMMAGAEAHQEQRGDYELLAVGMQNETDFESQINAVENFITQGVEAIVVAPADSRAMVRPLKKAMEAGIVVVNFDVALDEDAKKQQGIELAFVGPDNRGGAKLAGDALGKKLGEGGKVVIIEGNPGADNANQRRMGFEDSVAEYKLDLLDSRTAHWETEEANTVFSNMLTAHPDIQGVMAANDSMAIGVVKALESAGRSDIMVVGFDNIPAVSPMIEDGRMLATVDQFGTDMAANAIDLALEVVGGGDELKGWVRTPIELVAAQ, encoded by the coding sequence ATGAAGATATTCAAGCTCGCTGCAGCCGCAGCGACCGGTCTCGCTTTGCTTGCTGGCACCGCCATGGCGGATGACAAGCCGAAAGTCGGCCTCATCATGAAATCGCTCGCTAACGAGTTCTTTCAAAACATGATGGCAGGTGCTGAAGCTCACCAGGAACAGCGCGGCGACTATGAACTTCTGGCCGTCGGCATGCAGAACGAAACCGACTTCGAGAGCCAGATCAACGCCGTCGAGAACTTCATCACGCAGGGCGTAGAAGCGATCGTGGTCGCCCCGGCCGACAGCCGTGCCATGGTGCGTCCGCTGAAGAAGGCGATGGAAGCGGGCATTGTTGTGGTCAACTTCGACGTGGCCCTTGATGAAGATGCCAAGAAACAACAGGGCATCGAGCTGGCCTTTGTGGGACCGGACAATCGCGGTGGTGCGAAACTTGCCGGTGATGCACTGGGCAAAAAACTCGGCGAAGGCGGCAAGGTCGTCATCATCGAGGGCAATCCGGGCGCGGACAATGCAAACCAGCGCCGCATGGGTTTTGAAGACTCTGTCGCCGAGTACAAACTCGACCTTCTCGACAGCCGCACCGCGCATTGGGAAACAGAAGAAGCCAACACGGTCTTCTCCAACATGCTGACCGCACACCCGGACATCCAGGGTGTAATGGCAGCCAACGATTCCATGGCCATCGGCGTGGTAAAGGCACTTGAAAGCGCTGGCCGCTCCGACATCATGGTTGTCGGTTTCGACAACATCCCGGCTGTCAGTCCGATGATCGAAGACGGCCGGATGCTGGCAACTGTCGACCAGTTTGGAACAGACATGGCCGCAAACGCCATTGATCTGGCGCTCGAAGTCGTAGGCGGTGGTGACGAACTCAAAGGTTGGGTCAGAACCCCGATCGAATTGGTGGCCGCCCAATAA
- a CDS encoding sugar ABC transporter ATP-binding protein, with protein sequence MVAATQTAAHAPAHSTPFLSVEGLKKYFGGVKALDGVSFFLEQGEVHALVGENGAGKSTLIKILSGVFPYDHGAISLGGQTYRPQSPHEAKAHGVQVVHQEFNLLEHLSIAENISIEKLPRNRLGLLDRQELNSRARKALDAIGLTDIDVKAPVSSLGIAHRQLVEIARALQSESQILILDEPTATLTERETKRLFELVARIKADGVTVVFVSHHLDEVFEICDRVTVFRNGRTIATDLIAETTPDGIVQRMVGRQLAGEMAHDIEQKDFGAVALSVQDVCTQANPSDTGVSFNLKYGEIVGIAGLVGAGRTEILRGIFGIDAIRSGEVQRDGKTARFSGPGDAIAAGIGFVTEDRKDEGLILDMPISANVSLANMKSVSQSGLLKFAAERRQAMEAGEKLKLKYGKTADPASSLSGGNQQKVVLAKWLARDPKVLLLDEPTRGVDVGAKAEIYAILKDLARNGVALLVVSSELPELMTLADRILVLSEHQIQGTLERADFSEENILKLAYGQTELAGGNSQ encoded by the coding sequence ATGGTAGCAGCGACGCAAACCGCGGCGCACGCCCCTGCGCATTCCACACCGTTTCTATCGGTTGAAGGACTGAAGAAATACTTCGGCGGCGTGAAGGCCCTCGACGGCGTGAGCTTTTTCCTCGAACAAGGAGAAGTGCATGCGCTGGTCGGTGAAAATGGCGCTGGCAAGTCCACCCTAATAAAGATCCTGTCTGGCGTATTCCCTTATGACCACGGCGCAATTTCATTAGGCGGTCAGACATATCGCCCGCAGTCTCCGCACGAAGCCAAGGCACACGGCGTGCAGGTCGTTCATCAGGAGTTCAATCTCCTCGAGCACCTGTCCATCGCAGAAAACATCTCGATCGAGAAGTTGCCACGCAACCGGCTTGGCCTACTGGACCGGCAGGAACTCAACTCCCGCGCCCGCAAGGCGCTGGATGCCATCGGGCTGACTGATATCGATGTCAAAGCTCCCGTGAGTAGTCTTGGCATCGCGCATCGGCAGCTTGTTGAAATCGCGAGGGCACTGCAGTCCGAAAGCCAGATTTTGATCTTGGACGAACCGACCGCCACTCTGACGGAACGGGAAACCAAGCGTCTCTTCGAACTTGTCGCCCGGATCAAGGCAGACGGCGTCACTGTCGTTTTCGTGTCGCATCACTTGGATGAAGTTTTTGAGATTTGCGACCGGGTCACAGTCTTCCGGAACGGTCGCACAATCGCGACAGACCTGATCGCCGAGACCACGCCGGACGGTATTGTTCAAAGAATGGTCGGCCGCCAGCTCGCCGGAGAAATGGCCCATGACATCGAACAAAAGGACTTCGGCGCCGTCGCACTCAGTGTCCAAGATGTCTGCACTCAGGCCAATCCGTCCGACACCGGTGTATCCTTTAACTTGAAGTATGGCGAGATCGTCGGGATCGCCGGGCTAGTGGGAGCGGGCCGCACTGAGATCCTGCGCGGAATTTTCGGAATTGATGCAATCCGGTCCGGAGAAGTTCAACGGGATGGCAAGACTGCCCGGTTTTCCGGCCCAGGCGATGCCATAGCTGCCGGGATTGGCTTTGTAACCGAAGACCGTAAGGACGAAGGCCTGATCCTGGATATGCCGATCTCGGCCAACGTCTCGCTGGCGAATATGAAATCCGTGTCGCAATCCGGTCTGCTCAAATTCGCAGCTGAACGGCGTCAGGCCATGGAGGCTGGCGAAAAGCTGAAACTCAAGTATGGGAAGACGGCCGATCCGGCCTCAAGCCTTTCTGGCGGAAACCAGCAAAAAGTGGTGCTGGCAAAATGGCTTGCACGGGATCCAAAGGTCTTGTTGCTGGATGAGCCGACCAGAGGCGTCGATGTTGGCGCAAAAGCTGAAATTTACGCGATCCTGAAAGATCTGGCCCGTAATGGAGTAGCTCTGTTGGTGGTCTCCTCGGAACTTCCGGAGCTCATGACGCTGGCAGATCGCATCCTCGTTCTTTCCGAACATCAGATCCAGGGTACGCTCGAGCGGGCCGATTTCTCGGAAGAAAACATCCTTAAATTGGCCTACGGGCAAACCGAACTGGCCGGAGGAAACAGCCAATGA
- a CDS encoding BMP family protein: MFTVKPFSKVRRGLLAAAMTVTAVAAMPMSAAQAADPIKVAAIYTVPVEQQWVSRIDKALKAAEERGDITYTFSENVANTDYERVMREYAEQGMDLVVGEAFAVERAARKVAAEYPDTAFLMGSSFGPGKPNFAVFDNWIHEPSYLSGMIAGATTETNIIGMVGGYAIPEVNRLMHAFMDGAKSVNPDVKFLVTFINSWYDPPKAKEAAFAMIDKGADIMYAERFGVSDAAKEKGLLAIGNVIDTSADYPGTILSSALWHMEPTIDRAIGLVKSDSFEPADFGPYSFMSYGGGSFIVDESLAPTDAVAAAKEKEQEILDGLFRVNVNDSEPKSTM, translated from the coding sequence ATGTTCACCGTTAAACCGTTTTCAAAGGTCCGCCGTGGCCTTTTGGCGGCTGCAATGACTGTCACAGCCGTTGCCGCCATGCCGATGTCAGCTGCACAAGCAGCAGACCCAATCAAAGTTGCTGCGATCTACACCGTACCGGTCGAGCAGCAATGGGTGAGCCGTATTGATAAGGCGTTGAAAGCTGCCGAAGAGCGTGGCGACATCACCTACACCTTCTCTGAAAACGTTGCCAACACCGACTACGAACGGGTAATGCGCGAGTACGCTGAGCAGGGCATGGACCTGGTCGTTGGGGAAGCGTTCGCTGTGGAGCGGGCCGCACGCAAGGTCGCCGCAGAGTATCCGGACACTGCGTTCCTGATGGGCTCTTCTTTCGGCCCGGGGAAGCCAAACTTTGCCGTTTTCGACAACTGGATCCATGAGCCGAGCTATCTGTCTGGCATGATCGCGGGCGCGACCACCGAAACCAATATTATCGGCATGGTCGGCGGGTACGCCATCCCGGAAGTGAATCGCCTGATGCACGCGTTTATGGACGGAGCGAAATCCGTGAACCCGGACGTGAAGTTCCTCGTGACCTTCATCAACTCCTGGTACGATCCGCCCAAGGCCAAGGAAGCCGCATTTGCGATGATCGATAAGGGCGCTGACATCATGTACGCAGAGCGCTTTGGTGTTTCGGATGCGGCCAAGGAGAAAGGCCTTTTAGCAATCGGCAACGTGATCGACACATCAGCCGATTATCCCGGTACCATCCTTTCCTCGGCCCTCTGGCACATGGAGCCGACCATTGACCGCGCCATCGGACTTGTAAAATCCGACAGTTTTGAACCGGCGGACTTTGGTCCGTACAGTTTCATGAGCTATGGCGGCGGCAGCTTCATTGTTGATGAAAGCCTTGCGCCGACCGATGCCGTAGCTGCTGCAAAAGAAAAAGAACAGGAAATTCTTGATGGCCTGTTCCGCGTCAATGTGAACGACAGCGAACCGAAATCCACGATGTAA